CAAACACTTGATTTAGCTTACGATACCAAAAAAAAATACTTCATTGCGAATACAACTATGTGTTCAAGGAGCTTTATATCGCCACGTCAAGAAAACTATAAAGGTACCAATATCGATGTTGTATGGTCAGTATATGTTCGATGTGTGACGATAAAAAATCAATTATATTTGTCTCGTTCGTATAGAACTTATATCGAATCGTACATAATAATAAACACATGATGATAATATATTAggaattttatttatattatagtAACAAAAAATGTAAAGGATAATCGACATTATTTTATAATTAGAAAAAACAAAGTGATGTTAATATTGTACCGGTATGATGTTCTTCAAACGAATTAGTAATATTAAAAATTCACTAAAAGTTAAAATGTAAATTTAATATTAACAatctattataatattaaaatgataaaaatatgaaataaagtatatattgttacaaaaataaaattactattctTGTTCAGTTTCCaactatatataaataaatataatgatATAAAATAAGATTTGTGTTTTTTTGGATCCaattatatataatactataaATTAATATTTGTGTCCTTTCTTTCTGGTAAATAAAAGAATAACTTATAAAACTCGAATGAATCCAAATACACATCAAGATAACAATCCATATAGATTAACTGGTGAAGTTCTTAACTATTTGAAAAGAGTGATAAACAACCTTTATCACTCTTTTCAAATAGTTAAGAATTTCATTGTATGTTATAatagttaactaggttagaaccccgtgtattacacgggttgaataaatataattttatatactaagtaataaaatagttacatcttttaaaaactcgtgtattgcacAATTTTAATAAACACATGTCTTACACGAATAATGTAATCGTTAACACATTTAGTCATCAAGATGTGTTTTCTAACAAAATGAACTTTgaggtactatttacttattgtaaCATCTCACTTTATTTTTACTTAGCTTAGAGAGTTGTGTATTACAtggtttataacattttactttgtttttttttaatttattattaggttaaaaACTTACGTATTACCTGATGTTGGATAATTAGCagagaaaaaaataaaagaaatattttagtaaaaaataCTAAATATACAAGAGATAAATTGGATATTaggatttaatattattatttcattggAGTGTAAAACGGGGTAATGAGATCCTTTATTAGAAGTAGGATTCTAAATATACCATATGTATAAAAATACATATGTTCTACATGTATTGAATAAATCCTTTTAACGAAACagttgattaaaataaatattttcattttaatatgtgattatcagttatccttttccttatcatcaaaatataaaaacaattacAACTAccaagagtaaattgccattttagtccctgaggtttgtttcaaattgtcattttagtccaaatagttttttttctcctccaggtccctgacttttccattttcttgccaATTTGATCGCATTGCCTAACTCggtctaaaaatctggttataaccaggggtatttttggaactgttgtgtagtgataactaggggtagtttacaacatatattataaacctcataatagtttaatgccaaaaatacccctgattataacctgCTTTCTAGACTAAGTtagacaatgtgatcaaaatggcaagaaaaaggaaaagtcagggacctagaggagaaaaaaactatttggactaaaatggcaacttggacaaaaactcagggactaaaatggcaatttactcaaactaccaattaaataaaatctttatctttataaatatttaaaatgctattatatattttttttaaattttaataactaatatatgattataataattaatatattattatcagttatctttgtctttctcattaaaatctcttctacaaattttaaatttaatattatcaataattgaatttccataataaatatttagaaaaataattaagAACGCCTCATAGAGCGCCATGTGTCTCaaacatggtttcttttattatatagtatatatatagatttgaaaaagaaaaggaaataaAATTAGAATAAATTCATAAAATTTTCCACAATACAAGAATTTATCATTGTTTCCAAATAGTTAAGAACTTCAACCAGAAGAGAGAAACATAAGAACAAAGAAAGGTTAGTTGAACACTTCAAGTTAAGGCGTTACCACAAAAGAGGGGAACACCGTACAAGGAAAAGAACAATCCGATATAGGATCACCTCGACACAAGTTAGAGTTTAAGGAATAAGGAATTTGTTGCTACAACAGAGGGGTGTCGTTATGGCGACTTACATAAAGCGAGTTACCTAAAGCTTGAACCGGAATttgaaatcaaccaagattttaGGGAGGGTTAATTGTATATATGTTTATTGCAAATGTAAGAAGAGATACTCGTTGTCATATATCACAATTTATGGAACTTTGATTCATTTAAGACTACTGGAAAATACTATGGTTATGTTCATTCAGGCACAATCTTTTAAAATGATATCCAGTGATGATTATCTGATGAGACTAAAATGTTATTCTTGTTGCGGATAAAAATGACAAGAAAAATACattataaacaaacaaaacacatgaCAATTACTCAACATAGATACTTGAAAAGTACAAGCTTCTAGCATACactattttttgtttaaaatctaTTCAAGATAATACAAAACAATTGTATTTTAAAAATACAATCATACCAGCCGATATACCGTCTCAGCCAATATACCGTCTCAGTTACAAGCTAATTAACCAGTTGTAGATGAACCAGTTGGTTTTGAGATAGGACCAACTGGTTGAACCAATTGGTATAAGGACTTTAGGCCCCAACTCGTTAGGATccccaaattaaaaaaaaattatatagataattttaaattatttttggATAGTTCGGAATTTGGGTAGGGTTGATTAGTTGGGAACTCTGCTGACTTGGTGCTGATATGACAATACTTTTTGTTAATTAATAGAAAAATATTTGTTAATCCATAACATATAGTCTAAGATCAAAAGTAATATTTTTTGAATCCTCGATTTTATTTTTTGCTTTTGCGCACCAAAAAGGTGTGAGACGATCCTCTATAGAGACAACTGATTGAACCAAAGAACCGAAACCGCTGAAATTACTCATCTGAATCAATGCTTCTTTATAAATGGTTTAGCTTGTTTTTTAAGAAtataaccaaacaaacaaacattaaaTCAGATTAAATCAAATTAGCAGACAATTCCTTTCTTGTAAACAAAGTATTATTTAAAAAAGGATAAAAAAGCACTTATTGCCAAATAACGCGATCCGTTTCTTCAACCCCATCCCAGTACAACGGAAATGTACCCTATCTAACCAATTTGACCAAAATACCCATTCCACGTCAGCCCTTGTAAAAAATCACCATCCTCACAAAGGGCAAATCCGTCATTTCACAACAATCAGTCGGCTGTCATTTTGCATGGCAACCAGGGGTGTTTTCGTAATTTCGTAATATAAATATCAGTTTATAAAGACGAAAGAAACCTCCATTTGCCACCTTCACCTTCACACAAATagtttctctctctctaactttctctctctaaaaatggAAGATGATCACCGGGAACTACAGCTCCTCCCTACACCGCCACACACCAGATCAATCCCCTACTCATGGCAATCGAATCGGTCGGATTCAACGAGGTACCGATCAGATAACTTCCAGTTTCCATTGGAAACTGCAGGTCCAGCTCCGCCACTGGACCTGCAGTTATCTATCAGTCTCCGGCCAATTCAACAGCCGGAGACTGACTACAACTTATCCGACTCATTCAACTACAAGCGAGAAGATAAAAAAGAAGACGGTAGAGTACTCGAAGTGGTGAAATGGCAAGCGGCAGATCAAGTACGGATAGCGTCAATGGAGAAAGCGTATGCGGAGCGCGTGCGAGAGATGACGAAGCGTGAGATGGAGCTTGCGCAATC
This is a stretch of genomic DNA from Helianthus annuus cultivar XRQ/B chromosome 16, HanXRQr2.0-SUNRISE, whole genome shotgun sequence. It encodes these proteins:
- the LOC110917020 gene encoding zinc finger protein SHOOT GRAVITROPISM 5 codes for the protein MEDDHRELQLLPTPPHTRSIPYSWQSNRSDSTRYRSDNFQFPLETAGPAPPLDLQLSISLRPIQQPETDYNLSDSFNYKREDKKEDGRVLEVVKWQAADQVRIASMEKAYAERVREMTKREMELAQSEFSRARHMWERAREEVERVEKMKERATRRIDSSCMEITCQACRQKFRH